One candidate division WOR-3 bacterium genomic window, TTTTCGATAGGACCAACACTGTTTGCTTCATATCCCCTCAGGCCGTAGGTGCCAACATCACCGAGGAAGAATCTCTCATAGAAAGGCACTGAATCGGGGTTTGAGATTCCGCGGATGTAACCTGTTTTTAATGAGGCTGCTGAGATGAAGGATTTAGTCACGGGAAAGAGTTTTGAAAATTCGAATTCCTGTTTTATAAAGTGAATATCACCTTGGAGGGGCCCACCGGATAGTTCCCCACGGTATGAGAAGATGTTGCCTCTGGTTGCATTGAAAACCCTATCCCGGTTGTCAAAAGACAGGTTATAGTTTATTGCTGAGGACCATTGCCAGCCTTTATGGGCCCAGTAGGAATAGTAGGGATGGCTAAGGAGGACGCTGTCAATATTATATACGTTGGTTTTTTCGAGGGTATACTGAGTAAAAATTCTCCAGTAATCATTTTTAGAGAGTCTTTTACCGTAGCTTATGTTGCCCCCGTTTTTGGCTACAGTATATTGGGGGTAATAGGTTGTAAGGGAGTAGAGGCTGAAACCAGCCTGCTGTTTTTTTCCGAAGAGCCAGGGTTCAGTAAAACTAATCTGAAAATTCCTCTTTTTAAATCCGTATTCGATTAGAAAGTTAACAATTTCTCCCTTTCCTCTGAAATTGGGTTGTTGTATTTGAAAGTAGAAGGAAAGGCCATCGAGCTGAGAGTATGTAGCGCCAAGGCCTACGTTACCTGTATATTTTTCTGACACTTTAAAGACCAAATCGACAAGATTGGAATCCTTTGTGGGAGTGAAGTTGACTTCGACATTCTCAAAGAAATTCATGTAATAAAGATCCCGCTGGCTTTTAATCAGCTTCTCTCTCGAGAAGTACTCGCCGGGGAATAAGTCCAGCTCCCTTCTTATAACTTCATCGTGAGTTTTTGTATTTCCCACAATGTCGATCTTTCTTATTTTGATTCTCGGCCCCTCAAAAATGTAAAACTTTAAGTCGATACTCGAGTCTCTCACGGCTTCCTGAAATGGGGTAATGTTGACATATAGGAAACCTGAGTCCCCGTATATTGATGTGAGTTCTTCAACGGTTTTATCTATACCTTTTTGGGAATAAATAGCTCCCTCTTTAATCTTGATCCTCTTCTGAAGCTCTTCCGTTGGGAAAAATTTGTTACCTTCTATGGAAACCTTACCGAAAAAGTATTTTTTACCTTCCGTAAGGTAAAGGTGAACAAAGAGATCTTTACCTTTAACTTCATTTTTGAAGGAATCGACTTTGGCTTCAGGAAAGCCGTTATTGAGGTAGAACGTTTTGATTCTCTTGAGATCTTCGTTAAATTTCTCCTCGTCAAATTTCCCAGTGAAGATAACGAATTTCTTCTCCTTCGTTTTCATTACCCTTTTAAGCTTACTGGAGGAGAAATGGTCGTTACCGTGGAATATAATTTCCTTGATTCTTGCCTTTTGCCCTTCCTTTACATTTACAGACACCTTCACTCTTCCATTTTCATCAGGCTCTGAAAGATTGAAACTTACTTCCGTCCCGTAATATCCTTTGTTTTTGTACTCTTCGAGCAGGAAGTTCTTTATTTTGAAGAGGGTAGCATTGCTTACTGGTATATTTTCTTTTATTCCCAGGGTGTCTTTTACTTTGGATGGCTTCAGTGCCTTTAGGCCCTCAAAGGTAATTTCCTTTAGTTTTGGGTTTTCTTTGATTTTTACAAGAACATCTGCTTTTTGATTTTCAGCAGTTGCTTTTACATAGATGTCGTTGAAATACTCAGTAAGATATGCCTTTTTGAGGACAGACCTTATGGAAGCAGGTGAAATGCTTTGTCCTTTTTTGATACCTATGGCATTGAGAATAGTTTGTTGGTCCCACCAATTGATGTTTTCTACCTTTACATCTTTAACTAATAGAGTTTGCCCTACGAAAAGCAAAACAAGGATTTTGGGGAACAAAGGTTAGCCTCCCTTTTTTACTGGCTCGGGCTGAATTACTTCAAAATCGAGTTGTTCTCCTTTTCTTAAAACTTTTACAAAGGTTCCTTCACTTAGGTGCTTACCAAGGATAAGTTCTGATAGCGGTTCCTCAACATACTTTCTTATTGTTCTTCTCAAAGGTCTTGCACCGAATTCAGGTTCGTAACCTTTTTCAATGAGGAACTCTTTTGCATCAGGTGAAAGTTCAATTTTTATGTTGAGCTCTTTAATTCTTG contains:
- the bamA gene encoding outer membrane protein assembly factor BamA — translated: MFPKILVLLFVGQTLLVKDVKVENINWWDQQTILNAIGIKKGQSISPASIRSVLKKAYLTEYFNDIYVKATAENQKADVLVKIKENPKLKEITFEGLKALKPSKVKDTLGIKENIPVSNATLFKIKNFLLEEYKNKGYYGTEVSFNLSEPDENGRVKVSVNVKEGQKARIKEIIFHGNDHFSSSKLKRVMKTKEKKFVIFTGKFDEEKFNEDLKRIKTFYLNNGFPEAKVDSFKNEVKGKDLFVHLYLTEGKKYFFGKVSIEGNKFFPTEELQKRIKIKEGAIYSQKGIDKTVEELTSIYGDSGFLYVNITPFQEAVRDSSIDLKFYIFEGPRIKIRKIDIVGNTKTHDEVIRRELDLFPGEYFSREKLIKSQRDLYYMNFFENVEVNFTPTKDSNLVDLVFKVSEKYTGNVGLGATYSQLDGLSFYFQIQQPNFRGKGEIVNFLIEYGFKKRNFQISFTEPWLFGKKQQAGFSLYSLTTYYPQYTVAKNGGNISYGKRLSKNDYWRIFTQYTLEKTNVYNIDSVLLSHPYYSYWAHKGWQWSSAINYNLSFDNRDRVFNATRGNIFSYRGELSGGPLQGDIHFIKQEFEFSKLFPVTKSFISAASLKTGYIRGISNPDSVPFYERFFLGDVGTYGLRGYEANSVGPIENGVNIGGRLYFIFTFEQRYRINDNMYLLAFFDAGNAFKNVNTIRPFIVKKGVGVGLRMEIPLMGVIGFDFAYGIDSKKWMPHIQVGTSF